In a genomic window of Bubalus bubalis isolate 160015118507 breed Murrah chromosome 17, NDDB_SH_1, whole genome shotgun sequence:
- the OSBP2 gene encoding oxysterol-binding protein 2 isoform X4, producing MEDAASFITVTTEPSEDGKAEAGTAGSVEWTADNVLDGASLVPQGPPKVKRRVRIPDKPNYSLNLWSIMKNCIGRELSKIPMPVNFNEPLSMLQRLTEDLEYHRLLDAAARCSSAVEQMCLVAAFSVSSYSTTVHRIAKPFNPMLGETFELDRLDDMGLRSLCEQVSHHPPSAAHYVFSKHGWRLWQEITIASKFRGKYLSIMPLGAIHLEFQASGNHYVWRKSTSTVHNIIVGKLWIDQTGDVEIVNHKTKDRCQLKFLPYSYFSKEVARKVTGVVSDSQGKAHYVLSGSWDEQMECAKIVQSSPSSPSSDGKQKTVYQTLPAKLLWKKHPLPDNAENMYYFSELALTLNENEEGVAPTDSRLRPDQRLMEKGHWDEANTEKQRLEEKQRANRRRRLEACSRGCGVDEEKEAEVYVPLWFEKKLDPLTGEMACVYKGGYWEAKERQDWHMCPNIF from the exons ATGGAAGACGCCGCGTCCTTCATCACCGTGACCACCGAGCCCAGCGAGGACGG AAAAGCTGAGGCAGGGACTGCAGGCTCCGTGGAATGGACTGCAGACAAC GTGCTAGATGGCGCCTCGCTTGTGCCCCAGGGGCCCCCCAAAGTCAAGAGGCGTGTCCGCATCCCTGACAAACCCAACTACAGCCTTAATCTCTGGAGCATCATGAAGAACTGCATCGGCCGGGAGCTCTCCAAAATCCCCATGCCG GTGAACTTCAACGAGCCCCTGTCCATGCTCCAGCGGCTGACGGAGGACCTGGAGTACCACCGCCTGCTGGACGCGGCGGCGCGCTGCAGCAGCGCCGTGGAGCAGATGTGCCTGGTGGCCGCCTTCTCCGTGTCTTCCTACTCCACCACTGTGCACCGCATCGCCAAGCCCTTCAACCCCATGCTGGGCGAGACCTTCGAGCTGGACCGTCTCGATGACATGGGCCTGCGCTCCCTCTGCGAGCAG GTGAGCCACCACCCGCCGTCCGCTGCGCACTACGTGTTCTCCAAGCATGGCTGGCGCCTCTGGCAGGAGATCACCATTGCCAGCAAGTTCCGGGGGAAATACCTCTCCATCATGCCGCTAG GTGCTATCCACTTAGAATTCCAGGCCAGTGGGAATCACTACGTGTGGAGGAAAAGCACCTCGACTGTGCATAACATCATCGTGGGCAAGCTCTGGATTGACCAG ACAGGGGATGTTGAGATTGTGAACCATAAGACAAAGGACCGGTGCCAGCTGAAGTTCCTGCCCTACagctatttctccaaagaggtGGCCCGGAAG GTGACAGGAGTGGTGAGTGACAGCCAGGGCAAGGCCCACTATGTGCTGTCCGGCTCCTGGGACGAGCAGATGGAGTGCGCCAAGATTGTGCAAAGCAGCCCCAGCAGCCCCAGCTCAGACGGAAAGCAGAAAACAGTCTACCAGACGCTGCCGGCCAAGCTGCTGTGGAAGAAGCACCCGCTGCC GGACAACGCGGAGAACATGTACTACTTCTCCGAACTGGCCCTGACCCTCAATGAGAACGAGGAGGGCGTGGCGCCCACAGACAGCCGCCTGCGGCCGGACCAGCGGCTCATGGAGAAGGGCCACTGGGACGAGGCCAACACGGAGAAGCAGCGGCTGGAGGAGAAGCAGCGCGCCAACCGGCGCCGACGGCTGGAGGCCTGCTCCCGGGGCTGCGGGGTGGACGAAG AGAAGGAGGCCGAAGTGTATGTGCCACTGTGGTTCGAGAAGAAGCTGGACCCGCTCACCGGGGAGATGGCCTGCGTGTACAAGGGGGGCTACTGGGAGGCCAAGGAGAGGCAGGACTGGCACATGTGCCCCAACATCTTCTGA